The genomic window ACGGTCAAGCGATTTGGCCGCCTGGACATCGCCGTCAACAATGCGGGTGTGATAGGCGAGACAAAGCCCCTGCTTGAATTATCCGCGGAGGGCTGGCAGCGAACGATGAATATCAACATCAACGGGGTGTTCTTCGGGCTGAAAGCCCAGGTAAATCAGATGCTGGCAACCGGTGGGTCGATCATCAACCTGGCATCTATCGCCTCGAAGATCGCCACACCGAGCTGCGCGGACTATATCACGAGCAAACACGCCGTGGACGGTTTGACGAAAGCGGCGGCGTTGGATTACGCGACTATGGGCATTCGTATTAATTCAGTTGGCCCTGGCGTTATTGAAACGCCGTTGCTTGGCACTATAGGGCAGACCAAAGATGCACAGGGCTCGATAAAGCACGCGATAGGGATGCACCCGATGGGAAGAGTGGGCAAGGTCGGGGAGGTCGCTAACCTGATCACCTGGTTAGCCAGTGACCAGGCGTCGTTCTGTACTGGTGGTTACTATCCAATCAATGGCGGCTATCTGGCTCAGTAACTACCTGTCCCTCCTGAAAATTCGATCGCCCTGATTTTATTGACTATTCCTAGCAACCGATGAAGGATGGCAAACATGCCATTCTTTATTCTAGCGGTCATGTTTCTGCGTTCAGTGTTCAAGTCTCGGCGTCAATTGCTTCTTGAGAATCTGGCATTGCGCCAACAGGTGACCATGCTCCGGAAATCCGTGAAACGCCCTCGCGCTACGGTGGCGGATAAGCTGTTCTGGATTCTCTTTTCACGCTATGTGGATGGCTGGCGTACAGTACTCCACGGCCTACATCCGGATACTGTCGTACGCTGGCATCGGCAGGGCTTCCGATTTTACTGGCGCTGGAAAAGTCGAGGCCCTAAGCCGGGACGACCCGCTATGGACGGAGGCCTGCGCAAGCTGATCCGAGAAATGCAGGCAATCAATATGGGCTGGGGTGCGCCCAGAATCCATGGTGAATTACTCAAGCTGGGTATCGAAATATCACAGGCGACAGTTTCAAAATATATGGTTCGTCAGAAAAAATCACCTTCGCAGACCTGGCGAACTTTTCTTGCCAACCATTCAGAATGTCTGGCGGCGATTGATTTCTTTACGGTTCCCACTGCCGGATTTCGAGTGCTTTATGTATTCATCGTGCTCAGCCATGATCGTCGGCAAGTTGTACATTTCAATGTGACAGAACACCCCACTGCCCGAAGGGGCTACCGGAATTAGTCTCGTTGAGCTGTAGCCGGGTTTTTTCCGGGTATCGGCCGGCCCAGTCGCGCAGGACATCGGCACTGCCATCACTGGAGCAGTCGTCGAGCAGGATGACTTCGACGTTGGGGTAGGTCTGGTCGTAAATGCACTCGAGGCGCTGGCCGAGATACTGTTCGTGGTTGTAGGCGGGAACGATAACACTCACCAGGGGCGAGCCCGATTCACCGGGCCAGGCACCGGCTGTGGTCAGCACCGACAGGTCCAGGGCAGCGCCCTCGGTAAACGATGCGTTCAGGCCGCTCAGGTACCTGCGAAGTCGATAGAAGAGAAAGTAGTGTACTGAAGGTAGCCGCGGTTTGATGTGGGCGCTGGACAAATCCCGCAACCTCACCCCATAGCGTCGCAGACGACTTTTAATTGTCACGTAATGGTCCGTAGTCTCGTACTGGCCGCGCAAAAGCTTGCGCGCTGCTTCTAGCTGGATGGCCGTGGCGCCATTCCTGACACCACTTTACTCCAGTTCAAGGCTATCACGACTACGAATAGAGCAACACCATTGGAACCCGTATCAATCTCATTTAGCCTGCAGAATCGTCGCCGCGTCAAAGCGCAGCACCCGGCCATTCATATAGGCACTCTCCATCAGGAAGGCACATGCCTCGGCGAACTCCTGCGGCTCACCCATGCGTTTCGGGGCCTCCACCATGTCTATCAGCGAATCCTGCACTTTCTGGTCCAGCCCCTTGATCAACGGCGTGGCGAACAGCCCCGGAGCAATAGAGTTTACCCTTATGCCCAGGCCACCCAACTCGCGGGCGGCCGGGAGGTTCATGCCGTTGACCCCGGCCTTGGAGGCACTGTAGGCCAGCTGGCCGATCTGGCCTTCAAAGGCCGCGCCGGATGACACATTCACCACCACGCCGCGCTCACCCTGCTCCGGCGTATTCCCGGCCATCTGCTCCACACACTTGGCCATCACGTTAAACACGCCGCACAGGTTAATGCTGATCACCTGGGCGTACTTGCTCAGCCCACTGGCCTTGCCCTCCCGATCCAGCAGTTTGCACGGCAGGGGAATGCCGGCCGCGTTGATATTGCCGTGGATGGCGCCAAACTTCTCCATCACTTTGGCAATGGCGGCATCGATGCTCTCCTCAGAGGTCACATCAGCCTGACAGAACAGCGCGTTTTCCTCTCCAAGCTCGGCAACCGTGCGCTCGCCCGCGTCCTGGTTCAGGTCGAGTATCGCGACTTTTGCCTGCTTCTGCGTTACCAGGTGCCTGGCGGCCGCCTGCCCCAGGCCCGAGGCGCCACCTGTCACTACCACTACCTTGTTTTCTAGATTCATCGGCTAGTCCTGTACTGTGAGTCAATTCCCTGCGGCCGGCACGCCATTACTTGAAGGCCTGGATGCCCGTCAGGCAGCGGGCAATCAGCAACTTCTGGATCTCTGTGGTGCCATCCGGTATCGGGCTGATAAGGGCCTCGCGGGCCAGGCGCTCCACCACGAACTCCTTGGTCACACCATTGCCCCCATGGATTTGCACCGCGTCCCGGGTGGCGTTTACGGCAATCTCAGTGCCGTACCACTTGGCCATGGAGCACTCCTTGTCGGCGCGGATGCCACTCTCCACCAGGGTAATAGCGCGATAGGCCAACAGTCTTGCGGCATCAACCTGGGTGGCCATGGTGGCAAGTTTGTCGGCGATCAACTGGTGTCCCGCGATCGGCTTACCGTGCTGTGAGCGCTCCTGGGAATACTTTATCGACTCGTCCAGGGCCCGGCGCGCAGTGGCCACGCCCCACATGGCCATGTGGCAGCGGGCGTATTCAAACAGCTTCATGGTATTTTTCAGGCCCTGGCCCTGTTCGCCCAGGGTATTGCTCACCGGCACCCGAACATCGGACAGGAAAATCTGCGCCGTGGACTGGCCGTTGAGCGCCAGTTTCTTGATTCCCATCACGTCGTAACCGTGTTCTTCACGATCAATCAGGATATGGCTGATCTCGTTGTCGCCGGTGCGGCAGGTGCAAATCAGCAGATCTGAGTACTCACCGTTGGTAATCCAGGTCTTTTCCCCGTTGATGACCCAGTGATCACCCTCGCGCACCGCCCGGGTTTTCACCGCCGCAACATCGGAGCCCACATCCGGCTCGGAGATACCCAGGGCAATGAATTTGTCACAGTTGAGCACATCGGCCAGGTACTTTTCCTTCATCTCAGCCGAAGCCAGCTGGCTCAACATCTCAGCGCCGACACAATTAATAAAACCCGGCGTGGCCAGGTCCAGCGAGGTGTAGGCAATTTCCTCAAACACCATCAGGTGGGTCAACCAGTCCATGCCGAACCCGCCCCACTGCTCATCGTGCGGCGCCTTGATCATGCCGTAGTCCGTAAACTGCTTGACCCAGGCCTGCATTTTGTCCCGCGGGATAAACCCCTCGCCGTGCTCAAGAAATGCCGGCTCG from Congregibacter litoralis KT71 includes these protein-coding regions:
- a CDS encoding SDR family NAD(P)-dependent oxidoreductase encodes the protein MTQLLKDKVALVTGGASGIGYETARSFLREGARVMIGDINLEQGRKVAEELSSLGDIAFVENNVTAEASCQNAVEHTVKRFGRLDIAVNNAGVIGETKPLLELSAEGWQRTMNININGVFFGLKAQVNQMLATGGSIINLASIASKIATPSCADYITSKHAVDGLTKAAALDYATMGIRINSVGPGVIETPLLGTIGQTKDAQGSIKHAIGMHPMGRVGKVGEVANLITWLASDQASFCTGGYYPINGGYLAQ
- a CDS encoding glycosyltransferase family 2 protein, encoding MTIKSRLRRYGVRLRDLSSAHIKPRLPSVHYFLFYRLRRYLSGLNASFTEGAALDLSVLTTAGAWPGESGSPLVSVIVPAYNHEQYLGQRLECIYDQTYPNVEVILLDDCSSDGSADVLRDWAGRYPEKTRLQLNETNSGSPFGQWGVLSH
- a CDS encoding SDR family NAD(P)-dependent oxidoreductase, coding for MNLENKVVVVTGGASGLGQAAARHLVTQKQAKVAILDLNQDAGERTVAELGEENALFCQADVTSEESIDAAIAKVMEKFGAIHGNINAAGIPLPCKLLDREGKASGLSKYAQVISINLCGVFNVMAKCVEQMAGNTPEQGERGVVVNVSSGAAFEGQIGQLAYSASKAGVNGMNLPAARELGGLGIRVNSIAPGLFATPLIKGLDQKVQDSLIDMVEAPKRMGEPQEFAEACAFLMESAYMNGRVLRFDAATILQAK
- a CDS encoding acyl-CoA dehydrogenase family protein, which gives rise to MMNFNRSEEQNMVLESLRRFLDAEVEPAFLEHGEGFIPRDKMQAWVKQFTDYGMIKAPHDEQWGGFGMDWLTHLMVFEEIAYTSLDLATPGFINCVGAEMLSQLASAEMKEKYLADVLNCDKFIALGISEPDVGSDVAAVKTRAVREGDHWVINGEKTWITNGEYSDLLICTCRTGDNEISHILIDREEHGYDVMGIKKLALNGQSTAQIFLSDVRVPVSNTLGEQGQGLKNTMKLFEYARCHMAMWGVATARRALDESIKYSQERSQHGKPIAGHQLIADKLATMATQVDAARLLAYRAITLVESGIRADKECSMAKWYGTEIAVNATRDAVQIHGGNGVTKEFVVERLAREALISPIPDGTTEIQKLLIARCLTGIQAFK